Proteins encoded within one genomic window of Brassica rapa cultivar Chiifu-401-42 chromosome A09, CAAS_Brap_v3.01, whole genome shotgun sequence:
- the LOC103838374 gene encoding NAC domain-containing protein 26, which produces MNSFSHVPPGFRFHPTDEELVDYYLRKKVASKRIEIDFIKDVDLYKIEPWDLQELCKIGNEEQSEWYFFSHKDKKYPTGTRTNRATKAGFWKATGRDKSIYLRHGLIGMRKTLVFYKGRAPNGQKSDWIMHEYRLETNENGTPQEEGWAVCRVFKKRLAATMRKMGDYDSSPSHWFDDQLSFMASELDSNPPSRTLHNHHHYNHHNHQQTLPYGLDASSAYTLNNNPNLQCKQELELHYNHMVQHEQQNHHLHESIFLQLPQLESPNSNCNSLPYGSSNNGNNTRNIGDLQQSSNLTHEEHLQQGSQSFRSVCYDQGDQVSTDWRVLDKFVASQLSEEVAAAASASAHQNNNKMDARNTDYQVHQGMNLLENDSERVVDMGEEHANAHAGFDSSSCQIDLWK; this is translated from the exons atGAATTCCTTTTCACATGTACCTCCTGGATTCAGATTTCATCCAACCGATGAAGAACTTGTAGACTACTACCTAAGGAAAAAGGTTGCATCAAAGAGAATAGAAATCGATTTCATCAAAGACGTTGATCTCTACAAGATTGAGCCATGGGATCTTCAAG AGTTATGCAAAATAGGAAACGAAGAGCAAAGTGAATGGTACTTCTTTAGCCATAAAGACAAGAAGTATCCCACGGGAACTCGAACCAATAGAGCGACAAAAGCAGGATTCTGGAAAGCCACTGGAAGAGACAAGTCTATATATTTAAGACATGGTCTTATCGGTATGAGGAAGACACTCGTGTTTTACAAAGGAAGAGCCCCAAATGGACAGAAATCGGATTGGATCATGCACGAGTATCGATTAGAAACAAATGAAAATGGAACCCCTCAG GAAGAAGGCTGGGCAGTGTGTAGGGTTTTCAAGAAGAGATTGGCGGCAACAATGAGGAAAATGGGCGATTACGATTCTTCGCCTTCTCATTGGTTCGACGACCAGCTCTCTTTCATGGCCTCCGAGCTCGATTCCAATCCCCCAAGTAGGACTCTTCACAATCATCATCATTATAACCACCACAATCACCAGCAGACATTGCCTTATGGCCTCGATGCGTCTTCAGCTTATACACTCAACAACAACCCTAACTTGCAGTGCAAGCAAGAGCTGGAGCTACATTACAATCACATGGTACAACATGAACAACaaaatcatcatcttcatgaatctATTTTCCTCCAGCTTCCTCAGCTTGAGAGCCCTAACAGTAATTGCAACTCGCTACCTTATGGATCAAGCAACAATGGTAATAACACAAGAAATATTGGTGACTTGCAGCAATCATCAAATCTCACTCATGAGGAACACCTGCAACAAGGGAGTCAAAGTTTTAGATCTGTTTGTTACGATCAAGGTGACCAAGTGAGTACGGATTGGAGAGTTCTTGATAAGTTCGTTGCTTCACAGCTAAGCGAGGAAGTTGCAGCCGCAGCTTCTGCTTCTGCTCATCAAAATAACAACAAGATGGACGCAAGAAACACTGATTATCAAGTGCATCAGGGAATGAATCTGCTGGAGAATGATTCGGAAAGGGTTGTCGATATGGGAGAAGAGCATGCAAATGCTCATGCTGGGTTTGATTCTTCGAGTTGTCAGATTGATCTCTGGAAATAG
- the LOC103838375 gene encoding putative F-box protein At1g47790, with amino-acid sequence MEHRKKAKTDDYGKRTQSLPTDLITEILLRLPEKSVARFSCVSKLWSSITTDPSFISSFETRSSRQRLLLCLQKGGELFVSSIPQHTQNSNMSYSSSLSFDHHHMTKFKASSSSTESVHGLICFESENPIVWNPSTRQFVTLPTIPKPCKSWKETILFLGYDPIEGKHKVVCIPDGKTCYVCRVYTLGSVQESWRTVKINHKHRSSWDTVGRCINGVIYYLTFPCQGDDYIVMSFDVRSEKFNMIKLPSGFCGHFLVNYKGRLACFNRYDHSRFWILEDAQKHKWSSQDILSPFGDCGMETDFNLTGFTHAGEFIYVPNTFRHLFYTLLYDPVRNSWRRFEFKEMAGDKSVSNGLVREYRLHAFPNHIDSQISL; translated from the coding sequence ATGGAGCACCGAAAGAAGGCAAAAACAGACGACTACGGAAAAAGAACACAATCGCTTCCTACCGACCTAATCACTGAGATACTATTAAGGCTGCCTGAGAAATCTGTTGCAAGGTTTAGTTGTGTGTCTAAGCTTTGGTCATCAATCACCACCGATCCATCTTTCATCAGCTCGTTCGAAACTCGTTCCTCACGGCAGCGCCTTCTACTTTGTTTACAAAAAGGTGGGGAGTTGTTTGTTTCCTCGATTCCACAGCATACTCAGAACTCAAACATGTCGTACTCTTCTTCTCTGTcgtttgatcatcatcatatgaCGAAATTCAAAGCTAGCTCCTCATCAACAGAGTCTGTCCATGGCTTGATCTGCTTTGAATCAGAAAACCCGATAGTTTGGAACCCTAGCACAAGACAGTTCGTAACTTTACCAACTATACCAAAACCCTGCAAGTCCTGGAAGGAAACAATACTGTTTTTAGGATATGATCCCATTGAAGGTAAACACAAAGTAGTGTGCATTCCAGATGGAAAGACTTGTTATGTGTGCCGAGTTTATACATTAGGATCAGTTCAAGAATCATGGAGAACAGTCAAGATTAACCATAAGCATCGTTCTAGCTGGGATACAGTTGGGCGATGCATTAACGGTGTGATATACTATCTAACCTTTCCTTGCCAGGGCGATGATTATATTGTAATGAGCTTTGATGTCAGATCTGAAAAGTTCAATATGATAAAACTACCATCGGGATTTTGTGGGCATTTCCTGGTAAATTATAAGGGAAGGTTAGCTTGTTTTAATAGATATGACCATAGTAGATTCTGGATTTTGGAGGATGCTCAGAAACACAAGTGGTCGAGTCAAGACATTCTTTCACCGTTTGGTGACTGTGGTATGGAAACTGATTTTAACCTAACAGGTTTCACTCATGCTGGCGAGTTTATTTATGTACCAAACACGTTTAGGCATTTGTTTTATACTTTATTATATGATCCGGTAAGAAACAGCTGGAGAAGATTTGAATTTAAAGAAATGGCAGGTGACAAATCTGTCAGTAATGGCCTTGTACGTGAGTATCGGCTCCATGCTTTCCCGAACCACATTGATAGTCAAATATCTTTGTAA